Proteins from one Palaemon carinicauda isolate YSFRI2023 chromosome 26, ASM3689809v2, whole genome shotgun sequence genomic window:
- the LOC137619441 gene encoding coiled-coil domain-containing protein 186-like, which produces MATAVTADSADTTRNTGLSDKEEKELNEFGEIIQLMEEEIEFLDKEVENDREEDEEKKELRAEIQCLCNRVEALQNEKDIETEKFSTEMQDLQQTNDNLKDELSNKDASIGEYLNQLTKMEQINLEISKKLVNVEGEKAESTHRLESIFEGEIEELDKTIQNQVDIIKERETEKERLTSNNLAVVREVGRKLFQ; this is translated from the coding sequence aTAAGGAAGAAAAGGAACTGAATGAGTTCGGTGAAATTATTCAACTGATGGAGGAGGAAATTGAATTTTTAGACAAAGAAGTGGAGAATGACAGGGAGGAAGACGAAGAAAAAAAAGAGCTGAGGGCAGAGATTCAATGTCTCTGCAACAGAGTCGAAGCTCTTCAAAACGAAAAGGATATCgagactgaaaaattctcaacAGAGATGCAAGATCTTCAACAAACTAACGATAACCTAAAAGACGAATTATCAAATAAAGATGCTTCAATCGGAGAGTATCTAAATCAATTAACTAagatggaacaaataaatcttgaaataagcAAGAAACTAGTAAATGTTGAAGGTGAAAAAGCAGAGTCTACTCATCGGTTGGAATCTATATTTGAGGGAGAAATTGAGGAATTAGATAAAACAATTCAGAATCAAGTGGACATTATTAAAGAGagggaaacagaaaaagaaagactgaCCTCTAATAatctagctgtagtgagggaagttggccgaaagctatttcagtag